Proteins encoded together in one Ferrovum sp. PN-J185 window:
- a CDS encoding caspase family protein encodes MIKLNSTSLSFLMVLWGINNSALAGYMESKQAFLQHDYPKAYQQCIDSATRGNRDCQNAIGFLYRQGLAVEKNSQEAEKWFLLAAQQNLASAQYNLAVLFGSGELGKTDLQTQALWMTKAAVAGLPKAQNILGTLYSQGMGVIQSDQEATQWWKKAAEQNEPMAENNLGWAYATGRGVAMDPLQAQYWLQRAVDQQQNSEAKRLAQNNLVNLGLLPSALPPVNNTLPLQVNISQVDPLGNVALTISAINQLPISLLRINGQEINTQNQVNLSITRYVPVGDSYVDVYAQDSEQHHFTKQYLVHRTVSNAGVELPALNPQQVPLAKRQDAVAIIIGAQQYTQLPQSEFSDNDARSFYDYAVRGLGVAPEKIKLLTGGEASRSNILLTLKNWLAAEVNHGSTKVYVYYSGHGLASFDGKKRYLLPVDTNVSLLEDTAISQNQLINIIESYQPSSLTLFLDSCYSGRTKTGNTLLSAMRPIMVYSDLEAPPKDVTIFSSSKGDQLSGVSVSAQHGIFSYYLMRGMQGDADINHDHNITAEELYQYVEQHVSKESIRQGLEQTPVVIGNINEVIIYGQ; translated from the coding sequence ATGATAAAACTAAACTCAACATCTTTATCATTTTTAATGGTTTTGTGGGGAATAAACAACTCCGCACTTGCAGGCTACATGGAATCTAAACAAGCATTTTTACAACATGATTATCCCAAAGCCTATCAACAATGTATTGACTCAGCGACTCGTGGTAATCGTGATTGCCAAAATGCCATCGGATTTTTATATCGCCAGGGATTAGCAGTTGAAAAAAATAGCCAAGAAGCAGAGAAATGGTTTTTATTAGCAGCACAACAGAATTTGGCTTCTGCTCAATATAATCTTGCGGTATTGTTTGGTTCTGGCGAATTAGGTAAAACTGATTTACAAACACAAGCACTGTGGATGACTAAAGCTGCTGTTGCAGGACTACCTAAAGCGCAAAACATCTTAGGAACACTCTATAGTCAAGGAATGGGAGTGATCCAAAGTGATCAAGAGGCAACTCAATGGTGGAAGAAAGCTGCTGAGCAAAATGAGCCTATGGCAGAAAACAACTTGGGTTGGGCTTACGCTACAGGACGAGGTGTTGCTATGGATCCATTGCAAGCGCAGTATTGGTTACAAAGAGCAGTTGATCAACAACAAAATAGTGAAGCAAAGCGTTTAGCTCAAAATAATTTAGTAAACTTAGGTTTATTGCCTTCTGCGCTACCACCTGTTAATAACACCTTACCATTACAAGTTAATATAAGTCAGGTTGATCCTTTAGGAAATGTTGCCTTAACAATTAGTGCCATCAATCAATTGCCCATATCTTTATTAAGAATCAATGGTCAGGAAATAAACACACAAAACCAAGTTAATTTATCCATAACCCGCTATGTACCTGTAGGTGATAGTTATGTGGATGTTTATGCCCAAGATAGTGAACAACATCATTTCACTAAACAGTATTTGGTACATCGTACTGTTAGTAATGCAGGTGTAGAGTTACCAGCATTAAATCCTCAGCAAGTGCCGCTAGCTAAAAGACAGGACGCAGTAGCGATAATCATTGGAGCACAACAATATACCCAATTACCGCAGTCAGAGTTTTCAGATAACGATGCGAGAAGCTTTTATGATTATGCAGTAAGAGGGCTTGGTGTTGCGCCAGAAAAAATAAAATTGTTAACAGGAGGGGAGGCAAGCCGAAGTAATATTCTATTAACACTTAAAAATTGGCTTGCTGCAGAAGTGAATCACGGTTCGACAAAAGTATATGTGTATTATTCTGGGCATGGCCTTGCATCCTTTGATGGAAAAAAGAGATATTTATTACCTGTTGATACCAATGTGTCACTACTTGAAGATACTGCTATTTCACAAAATCAATTAATTAACATTATAGAAAGTTATCAACCTTCATCATTAACCTTGTTTTTAGACAGTTGTTATTCAGGCCGAACTAAAACGGGTAATACATTACTGTCAGCAATGCGCCCTATTATGGTGTACTCCGATCTAGAGGCACCACCTAAAGATGTCACTATTTTTAGTTCATCAAAGGGAGACCAATTGTCTGGTGTATCAGTGAGTGCGCAGCATGGTATTTTTTCTTATTACTTGATGCGTGGTATGCAAGGAGATGCTGACATTAATCATGACCACAATATTACTGCAGAAGAACTTTATCAATATGTTGAGCAACATGTTAGTAAAGAGTCAATTCGTCAGGGACTAGAGCAGACCCCTGTGGTAATAGGCAATATAAATGAGGTAATAATTTATGGACAATAA
- the pal gene encoding peptidoglycan-associated lipoprotein Pal, translated as MKKLMLALAMTGALAACSSTPTPAPTADTGSKTEAANTNTAAEALFPAKGVGGALGQRSVYYDFDKFAVKEQYAPIVNAHSNFLTSHKAAHVTLQGNCDERGSREYNLALGQRRADSVKKLMMASGVSANQIDTISFGKEKPRNPGHNKAAWAENRRTDIVYRGE; from the coding sequence ATGAAAAAATTAATGTTAGCTCTAGCTATGACTGGTGCATTAGCTGCATGTAGCTCAACCCCAACCCCAGCACCAACCGCTGATACCGGTTCTAAAACTGAAGCTGCAAATACCAATACTGCAGCTGAAGCATTGTTCCCAGCCAAAGGTGTAGGCGGTGCGTTAGGTCAACGTAGCGTATATTATGATTTCGACAAATTTGCTGTTAAAGAGCAATATGCTCCTATCGTAAATGCTCATTCTAACTTCTTGACCAGCCACAAAGCTGCTCACGTTACCTTACAAGGTAACTGCGATGAGCGCGGTAGCCGTGAATACAACTTGGCTTTAGGTCAACGTCGTGCTGATAGCGTTAAAAAACTAATGATGGCAAGTGGTGTTAGCGCCAACCAAATTGATACCATTTCTTTTGGTAAAGAAAAACCACGTAACCCAGGTCATAACAAAGCAGCTTGGGCTGAAAACCGTCGTACCGACATCGTTTACCGTGGTGAGTAA
- a CDS encoding DUF4384 domain-containing protein codes for MDNNNQLRKSIIALLLLCSVQYAWSKNEEGNGVYYFGPETSEASACQAALEAAKLDALRNVGGERFSQDETMMCSENEKSGDAATQCLLNKLTWSQIGGDIQSLHVIKQVVSDELGKRRCEVNITAQVSVIPGVNNPALDSMVSLNQSIYRPGEELTLQIAPQQPVYLTVFNWIPYEKEAEQVTRIFPNKMEQNNHVSHELTLPSKQYDHWRVDLPDRIPANRRVLDEYVMVVVSQNPIAWQDHYSFDEFRNKLAELPIDQVRLFKRGFQIMVPQQAQ; via the coding sequence ATGGACAATAACAACCAACTTAGAAAAAGTATTATTGCTCTTCTGTTGCTGTGTTCAGTTCAATATGCGTGGTCAAAGAACGAAGAAGGAAATGGAGTGTATTACTTTGGTCCAGAGACCTCTGAAGCCAGTGCCTGCCAAGCAGCCCTTGAGGCCGCCAAATTAGATGCTTTAAGAAACGTGGGTGGTGAGCGTTTTAGTCAAGATGAAACCATGATGTGTAGTGAGAATGAAAAGAGTGGGGATGCAGCAACGCAATGTTTACTGAATAAATTGACGTGGTCGCAAATTGGTGGAGATATCCAATCATTACATGTGATCAAACAAGTGGTCAGTGATGAGCTAGGTAAACGTCGTTGCGAAGTGAACATTACTGCTCAAGTCAGCGTTATACCTGGAGTAAATAATCCAGCACTAGACTCTATGGTATCACTCAACCAATCTATTTATCGTCCAGGAGAAGAGTTAACTCTTCAAATAGCACCACAGCAACCGGTTTATTTGACTGTATTTAATTGGATTCCTTATGAGAAAGAAGCAGAACAAGTAACAAGAATTTTTCCGAACAAGATGGAACAGAACAATCACGTAAGTCATGAGTTAACCCTACCAAGTAAACAATATGATCATTGGCGTGTGGATTTACCTGACAGGATCCCGGCAAATCGCCGAGTACTTGATGAGTATGTCATGGTCGTGGTGTCACAAAACCCTATTGCTTGGCAGGATCATTATTCATTTGATGAATTCAGAAACAAATTAGCAGAACTACCTATCGATCAAGTACGTTTATTTAAACGAGGGTTTCAGATTATGGTCCCTCAACAGGCTCAGTAA
- the ybgF gene encoding tol-pal system protein YbgF: MKAVRYTALAPRFLGAIVFIFLSINSAWAGIFSDDQQLADIKAVQNNLNKEVQDLLDRVGRMESANQNLPDMVSQFDHMTQSLAEMKGKLDELNNRLDQITKRNQELYLDLDSRLKVLEGGNPQANTSKSAKPGDEVKATKTDKVLADANPTNSETKSADGKKDDKAAADKASSNESKIKEAPAQKGPSYDSGLNAFNAGNYEQSVKLLKAFIIANPDDEKVPNALFWIGLNDIVLKNYKEAVLVNKRVIKDYPNSSKVPDAMLNLSRAYKALGDTSKAKSVEHQLETKYPDSDAAAKLKKHHQ; encoded by the coding sequence TTGAAAGCGGTTCGTTATACAGCTCTAGCCCCGAGGTTTCTCGGGGCTATTGTTTTTATTTTTCTGAGCATTAACAGTGCTTGGGCAGGTATTTTTTCTGATGATCAGCAGTTAGCTGACATTAAAGCAGTACAAAATAACCTCAATAAAGAGGTACAGGATTTATTAGATCGTGTTGGCCGAATGGAGTCAGCCAATCAAAATCTGCCAGATATGGTTAGTCAGTTTGATCATATGACGCAAAGTTTGGCGGAAATGAAAGGTAAGTTAGATGAACTTAACAATCGGTTAGATCAAATAACCAAAAGAAACCAAGAGCTCTATCTTGATCTTGATTCACGTCTAAAAGTGCTTGAAGGCGGAAATCCTCAAGCTAATACCAGCAAATCAGCCAAGCCTGGTGACGAAGTAAAAGCAACTAAAACAGATAAAGTATTGGCAGATGCTAATCCTACCAATAGTGAGACAAAATCTGCTGATGGAAAAAAAGACGATAAGGCTGCAGCTGACAAAGCCAGTAGTAATGAAAGTAAAATAAAAGAAGCGCCAGCTCAAAAGGGACCGAGTTACGATAGTGGGTTAAATGCCTTTAATGCAGGCAACTATGAGCAGTCAGTTAAACTACTTAAAGCCTTTATTATTGCTAATCCAGATGATGAAAAAGTACCCAATGCACTTTTTTGGATTGGTTTGAACGATATCGTTCTGAAAAATTATAAAGAAGCGGTATTAGTAAATAAACGTGTTATTAAAGACTACCCCAATTCAAGTAAAGTCCCTGATGCAATGCTTAACTTATCCCGCGCTTACAAAGCGTTAGGTGATACAAGTAAAGCAAAAAGCGTTGAACATCAATTAGAAACCAAATATCCAGATAGCGATGCAGCGGCAAAGCTTAAAAAACATCATCAATAA